Proteins from a genomic interval of Nautilia sp. PV-1:
- a CDS encoding S1 RNA-binding domain-containing protein: MIEEYLKLGSLNNLKISKKTPQGLYLEALDGDTVLLPNRYVTDDMNIGDEIEVFIYNDSEDRYVATTDKPKYEYGEFGVFRVVDVAKFGVFVDWGMPKDLFMPLGNMKKELQKGDSVIGKIVYDEKTDRLMLDSKLSRHIKKAKNYDVNDEVKIIVIAKTPLGYKCIVDDMYEGMLFDNEIFEDVRVGQKKKAFVKNVREDGKLDLSLQKIGSRDDVKDKVYKVLKEWGEMKITTKSDPEEIKKYFKVSKKAFKSAVNELIKEDKIIQENGTIRIK; encoded by the coding sequence ATGATTGAAGAATATTTGAAATTAGGCTCACTAAACAATCTCAAAATCTCCAAAAAAACTCCTCAGGGGCTTTACCTTGAAGCCCTTGACGGTGACACTGTTTTACTCCCTAACAGATACGTAACCGATGATATGAATATAGGCGATGAAATAGAAGTGTTTATCTATAACGATTCGGAAGACAGATACGTGGCAACCACCGACAAACCGAAATACGAATACGGGGAATTCGGAGTATTCAGGGTTGTGGACGTAGCAAAATTCGGTGTATTTGTTGACTGGGGGATGCCAAAAGATCTTTTCATGCCGCTTGGAAATATGAAAAAAGAGTTGCAAAAAGGCGACAGCGTAATAGGCAAAATCGTATATGATGAAAAAACTGACAGATTAATGCTTGATTCTAAACTTTCAAGGCACATTAAAAAAGCGAAAAACTATGATGTTAACGATGAAGTAAAAATAATAGTAATCGCAAAAACTCCTCTCGGATACAAATGCATAGTGGATGATATGTACGAGGGAATGCTTTTTGATAATGAAATATTCGAAGATGTAAGAGTAGGGCAAAAGAAAAAAGCGTTTGTTAAAAACGTAAGAGAGGACGGAAAACTTGATCTTTCACTTCAAAAAATCGGCTCAAGAGATGATGTTAAAGATAAAGTTTATAAAGTTCTAAAAGAATGGGGCGAAATGAAAATAACCACCAAATCAGATCCAGAAGAGATTAAAAAGTACTTCAAAGTCAGCAAAAAAGCCTTCAAATCGGCTGTTAACGAGCTGATTAAAGAAGATAAAATCATTCAGGAAAATGGTACAATAAGAATAAAATAA
- a CDS encoding nucleotidyltransferase family protein, whose translation MTKREILNFLTQNKELLKNRFGVKKIALFGSYARDEANEKSDIDLIVEMPSSFQKYFELKYFLEEHLGKKVDLGLSHKVRAYIKNKIQKDLIYV comes from the coding sequence ATGACAAAAAGAGAAATATTAAATTTTTTAACACAAAATAAAGAACTTTTAAAAAATCGTTTCGGTGTTAAAAAAATAGCTCTTTTTGGCTCATATGCAAGAGACGAAGCAAATGAAAAAAGTGATATTGATTTAATTGTTGAAATGCCGAGTTCTTTTCAAAAGTATTTTGAACTTAAATATTTTTTAGAAGAACATCTTGGAAAAAAAGTTGATTTAGGACTGTCTCATAAAGTAAGAGCATACATTAAAAACAAAATCCAAAAAGATTTAATATATGTTTAG
- a CDS encoding DUF86 domain-containing protein codes for MFRDAEFYIVDIFIAIDKIKRYTKDFSNAQELLHDEKTWDAVIRELEIIGEATNKLIKLDFLKKDFKIIVDFRNIIVHEYFGIDEKIVWEVVSGYLIDFYNELLDISKNNDLNLAIQKAIEENKHNKKVISFLKELQNVLSA; via the coding sequence ATGTTTAGAGATGCTGAATTTTATATTGTAGATATTTTTATTGCAATCGATAAAATAAAAAGATATACAAAAGATTTCAGCAATGCACAAGAATTATTACATGATGAAAAAACATGGGATGCAGTAATCAGAGAGCTTGAAATTATAGGTGAAGCTACAAATAAATTAATTAAACTTGACTTTCTAAAAAAAGATTTTAAAATAATTGTAGATTTTAGAAATATTATAGTTCATGAATATTTTGGAATAGATGAGAAGATTGTTTGGGAAGTGGTAAGTGGCTATCTTATTGATTTTTATAATGAATTGTTAGATATATCAAAAAATAATGATTTAAATCTTGCCATACAAAAAGCAATTGAAGAAAATAAACATAATAAAAAAGTAATAAGCTTTTTAAAAGAGTTGCAAAATGTTCTGTCCGCTTGA
- a CDS encoding molybdopterin-dependent oxidoreductase, producing MRIENGERRIKKGSPEKSSDFLGRIVGEGITPYLCWKLNNYFRFPSVSTPKYNSENIMLNEALDKLTEILKNTDPKKVLFVKGSGNMGIMQNITKLFFENYGATFAVGSTCDGLGEEGIIKGRGKSLILPTWIIKNAKNIIIWGRNPYVTNIHLIPMIKDKYIVSIDAIETKTAKNSDLFIQVKPNTDFYLAILLAQMVIESEQYDVSDNFDEYKKIVFSYDRKVLMKKCGINNEELMKLFEVIKQGAAVLTGLGIAKCKECWKTTWAIDSLFYMLGYFGKKDRGVAFLGSSGYGINNPFAINHKKQVPLWDVNLDDYDVVFVQAGNPLVSFPNRHEWQKLKNKTTVVFGKYMDETAQIATLFIPTKDFFEKKDVRGSYFHEFVITQKSNRFLSGGKKISEYELTEYLMDKFGFKGLKSEDDYIDEILNADLEKTGDEIYRKRVFDKPPYSEGFFTNNGKFKFLNEDFEYNEKPFEIVTAKHDKALNSQFQRDDNIYINLNSNNIMLCFVRKNFDEKVVKYDKNLPLNIIYTKGGTTINKILKAKGENAFYEI from the coding sequence TTGAGAATTGAGAATGGAGAAAGGAGAATTAAAAAAGGTTCTCCTGAAAAATCGTCAGATTTTTTGGGGCGTATTGTAGGTGAAGGTATTACTCCGTATCTTTGCTGGAAACTGAATAATTACTTCAGATTCCCTTCCGTAAGCACTCCTAAATACAATAGTGAAAATATTATGTTAAATGAAGCTCTGGATAAATTAACTGAAATATTAAAAAACACCGACCCTAAAAAAGTGCTTTTTGTAAAAGGGTCCGGTAACATGGGGATTATGCAAAACATAACAAAGCTTTTTTTTGAGAATTACGGAGCAACGTTTGCCGTAGGTTCTACATGCGACGGACTCGGAGAAGAGGGGATTATTAAAGGCAGAGGCAAATCACTCATACTCCCGACATGGATAATTAAAAACGCCAAAAATATCATCATCTGGGGCAGAAATCCGTATGTTACAAACATTCACTTAATTCCTATGATAAAAGACAAGTATATCGTGAGCATTGATGCTATTGAAACAAAAACGGCTAAAAATTCTGATCTTTTCATACAGGTAAAACCGAATACCGATTTTTACTTGGCGATACTGCTGGCTCAAATGGTGATAGAAAGTGAGCAATATGATGTTAGTGATAATTTTGATGAGTATAAAAAAATAGTCTTTTCATATGACAGAAAAGTTCTAATGAAAAAATGTGGAATAAATAACGAAGAATTAATGAAACTTTTTGAAGTTATAAAGCAGGGTGCTGCAGTATTGACAGGACTTGGCATTGCTAAATGTAAAGAATGCTGGAAAACCACATGGGCTATTGACAGCCTCTTTTACATGCTTGGATATTTCGGAAAAAAAGACAGGGGAGTTGCGTTTCTTGGAAGCAGCGGATACGGAATAAACAACCCATTCGCTATAAATCATAAAAAACAAGTGCCGCTGTGGGATGTTAACCTTGATGATTATGATGTTGTTTTTGTACAGGCAGGCAATCCTCTTGTAAGTTTTCCAAACAGGCATGAATGGCAAAAACTTAAAAACAAAACAACGGTCGTTTTTGGTAAATATATGGATGAAACCGCTCAAATTGCCACGCTTTTTATCCCGACAAAAGATTTTTTTGAGAAAAAGGACGTTAGGGGGAGTTATTTTCACGAATTTGTTATCACTCAAAAATCAAATCGATTTTTGAGTGGCGGGAAGAAAATTTCAGAATATGAACTTACTGAATATTTAATGGATAAATTCGGGTTCAAGGGCTTGAAAAGTGAAGATGATTATATCGATGAAATATTAAATGCAGATTTGGAAAAAACAGGGGATGAAATATACCGCAAAAGGGTATTTGACAAACCTCCATACAGTGAAGGCTTTTTTACGAATAACGGTAAATTTAAATTTTTAAATGAAGATTTTGAATACAATGAAAAACCTTTTGAAATCGTAACCGCAAAGCACGATAAAGCGCTTAATTCCCAGTTTCAAAGAGACGACAATATTTATATAAATCTTAACAGTAATAATATTATGTTATGTTTTGTGAGGAAAAATTTTGATGAAAAAGTGGTAAAATATGATAAAAACTTGCCTCTAAACATTATCTACACAAAGGGCGGAACTACAATAAATAAAATTTTAAAAGCCAAAGGAGAGAATGCATTTTATGAAATTTAG
- a CDS encoding pentapeptide repeat-containing protein, with protein sequence MNFSNYKQQKNIIKQEEKHIQNFVEHCSTYLEDVVFDNETFEDEINWKLILNDKDKIVKFDKCVFEKNVRFDDIKCKKLIFKDCTFKDGGGIKNREGENSLDIELLDLGFYELDGDFIVDIGMYARDDGTLQTTIGRIKELKFNNPQKGNGRVFFVGLNEKLEKGVFVNRVLDNVVFQNCDLRNCYFLNAKVDKTEFRNVTFNSFEDTYYMFVREDGKDGVITAFFLFIFIILGNILFYKYNFPDKENLLDVFFVFLMSFIFIMSFIIILMPLDSVYIFFLSCGRKLTFLLDKVFTFFNSKRTIKELYLNTHLGTKDEEKIIKILKKQNGKQNVINLRSLKTLYENLAINFMKTDKQIAGEFVYSSKFYKSLVDYGLWDFLEVFPNKYHHFINGFGQRWFRAFFHILFIIFLFSFIFVYCVKPNIDYISTKNTPSFLLEGVQTTENNANIIFNFDSFKIITWKNNMTKNIKASSFNNSNILYGYDGINNFNALKEQKVFALKENFLVGFYKSLSNLFYPFNSFSKNWFQNLSEKAYILSFFETILLWIFMIGFLKALWNRIKF encoded by the coding sequence ATGAATTTTAGTAATTATAAACAACAAAAAAATATTATAAAGCAAGAAGAAAAACATATTCAAAATTTTGTTGAACATTGTAGCACTTACTTAGAAGATGTAGTTTTCGATAATGAAACTTTTGAAGATGAAATTAATTGGAAGTTAATTTTAAATGATAAGGACAAAATAGTCAAATTTGATAAATGTGTATTTGAAAAAAATGTTAGATTTGATGATATAAAATGTAAAAAGCTAATTTTTAAAGATTGTACATTTAAAGATGGTGGAGGAATAAAAAATAGAGAAGGAGAAAATTCTTTAGATATTGAATTACTTGATTTAGGTTTTTATGAATTGGATGGAGATTTTATTGTTGATATTGGAATGTATGCAAGAGATGATGGGACATTACAAACAACAATAGGAAGAATAAAGGAATTAAAATTTAACAATCCTCAAAAAGGTAATGGCAGAGTTTTTTTTGTTGGTCTTAATGAAAAACTTGAAAAAGGAGTCTTTGTAAATAGAGTGCTTGATAATGTTGTTTTTCAAAATTGTGATTTAAGAAATTGTTATTTTTTGAATGCTAAAGTTGATAAAACTGAGTTTAGGAATGTAACATTTAATAGTTTTGAAGACACATATTATATGTTTGTTAGAGAAGATGGTAAAGATGGAGTAATAACGGCGTTTTTTTTATTTATATTTATAATTCTAGGTAATATTTTATTTTATAAGTATAATTTCCCTGATAAAGAAAATTTATTAGATGTGTTTTTTGTTTTTTTGATGAGTTTTATATTTATTATGAGCTTTATAATTATTTTGATGCCTTTAGATAGCGTATATATATTTTTTTTATCATGTGGAAGAAAATTGACGTTTTTGCTTGATAAAGTATTTACTTTTTTTAATAGCAAAAGGACTATTAAAGAACTTTATTTAAATACTCATTTAGGTACAAAAGATGAGGAAAAAATTATTAAAATTTTAAAAAAACAAAATGGTAAACAAAATGTGATTAATTTAAGGTCTTTAAAAACTTTGTATGAAAATTTGGCAATAAACTTTATGAAGACTGATAAACAAATAGCAGGCGAATTTGTGTATTCATCAAAATTTTACAAATCTTTAGTAGATTATGGTCTATGGGATTTTTTAGAAGTATTTCCAAATAAATACCATCATTTTATCAATGGATTTGGACAGAGATGGTTTAGGGCATTTTTTCATATTTTATTTATTATATTTTTGTTCTCTTTTATATTCGTGTATTGTGTTAAACCAAATATTGATTATATATCTACGAAAAACACACCTTCTTTTTTGTTAGAAGGAGTGCAAACCACTGAAAACAATGCTAATATAATTTTTAATTTTGATAGCTTTAAAATTATTACATGGAAAAATAATATGACTAAAAATATAAAAGCATCTTCATTTAATAATTCAAACATTTTATATGGTTATGATGGTATAAATAATTTTAATGCATTAAAAGAACAAAAGGTTTTTGCTTTAAAAGAAAATTTTTTGGTTGGTTTTTATAAGTCTTTGAGTAATTTATTTTATCCTTTCAATTCTTTTTCAAAAAATTGGTTTCAAAATTTATCTGAAAAGGCATATATATTAAGTTTTTTTGAAACTATACTTCTTTGGATTTTTATGATTGGATTTTTAAAGGCTCTCTGGAATAGAATTAAGTTTTAA
- a CDS encoding YchJ family protein, with the protein MIGKNSPCPCRSGKKYKECCFKWHKIGSAPNALLLMKSRYTAYAIGNADYIIKTTHSDSPHFEKDLNEWKRSVKEFGNSEFKKLEIIEFIDGEKEAYVEFKAYIDDYVMHERSRFVKDGKWFYIDGIQKDV; encoded by the coding sequence ATGATTGGTAAAAATTCACCTTGTCCATGCAGAAGCGGTAAGAAATATAAAGAGTGCTGCTTTAAATGGCACAAAATCGGAAGCGCTCCGAATGCTTTACTTCTGATGAAAAGCAGATATACGGCATATGCTATCGGTAACGCTGATTATATAATTAAAACAACACATTCCGATTCACCTCACTTTGAAAAAGATCTTAATGAATGGAAAAGATCTGTTAAGGAATTCGGCAACAGTGAATTTAAAAAGCTTGAAATTATTGAATTTATTGACGGAGAAAAAGAAGCTTATGTGGAGTTTAAGGCATATATTGACGATTATGTAATGCATGAAAGAAGCAGGTTTGTTAAAGACGGGAAGTGGTTCTATATTGACGGCATTCAAAAAGATGTATAA
- a CDS encoding LOG family protein translates to MKTATTFGASRVEDPELYKEGVELGRFLAEKGYKVKCGGYGGLMEAVSKGVNEAGGEVTGVTLEYFDEIRPKNPYLTKRIPAKDLFERLKKLIEGSEIFIAQRGSIGTLNEIFMVWALKYGLNLDFRICLIGREYEEIKNLSLIPEERLGDIEIYKTLNEFKKHF, encoded by the coding sequence ATGAAAACAGCTACGACTTTCGGTGCAAGCAGGGTGGAAGACCCTGAGCTTTACAAAGAGGGAGTGGAACTCGGCAGATTTTTGGCAGAAAAAGGCTACAAGGTAAAATGCGGTGGTTACGGAGGGCTGATGGAGGCTGTCAGCAAAGGAGTCAATGAAGCCGGAGGGGAAGTAACCGGTGTTACGCTTGAATATTTTGATGAAATAAGACCTAAAAACCCGTATCTTACTAAACGGATTCCTGCAAAAGATCTCTTTGAAAGATTAAAAAAACTGATTGAAGGAAGTGAAATTTTTATTGCACAAAGGGGCAGTATAGGTACATTAAATGAAATTTTTATGGTCTGGGCGTTAAAATACGGTTTAAATCTTGATTTTAGAATATGTCTCATAGGCCGTGAATATGAAGAAATTAAAAATCTTTCTTTAATCCCGGAAGAAAGACTCGGAGACATAGAAATCTATAAAACTCTCAACGAATTCAAAAAACACTTTTAA
- a CDS encoding hybrid sensor histidine kinase/response regulator codes for MKILIIEDSKMLNNLLKKELSSLGFDVTQSYTLKESWKYLENNSYDLIILDLHLPDGEGIELLDELHSMSDAKVVVLSSIDDKYLREELFRYGILDYIIKDKNLKFSLLELIKIIKFASEENKGNILIIDDSKFLNKQLNNILTPRNYHVQNAYTFKEGMELLNKNRYDLLILDLNLPDGHGVDILEKVRENTNTIDLPVIVLSGEANPDLIREVLKKGANDYLAKPFVFEEFLLRVDLWIEYYKNKKELSNKTRELKNINKNLQKLVQKEVEKNRQKDKLLMLQSRHAQMGELLSIISHEWIQPISAISSLAAIIQLKIFKNDLNEKFCEDTAVKIKKYVESLNEIMNNFKNFFKPHSEKTVTDFEKITKYSLSLLESYIQKTKTKINIDIKNLESFETFENEIVQVVVNILKNAIEAYPDESEKIIEVIIDGKTLVIQDFAGGIPEKIINNIFEQYFSTKGEKGTGIGLYISKIIIEDHCGGKIKVENKNGGARFTIQL; via the coding sequence ATGAAAATATTAATTATCGAAGACTCCAAAATGTTGAATAATCTTTTAAAAAAAGAACTTTCTTCTTTAGGATTTGACGTTACACAGTCATATACACTAAAAGAAAGCTGGAAATATCTTGAAAACAACAGTTACGATTTAATCATTTTAGACCTGCATCTGCCTGACGGTGAGGGGATAGAGCTATTAGACGAACTGCATTCAATGTCTGATGCAAAAGTGGTAGTGCTCTCCTCAATAGATGACAAATATTTAAGGGAAGAACTTTTCAGATACGGTATTCTCGATTATATTATCAAAGATAAAAATTTAAAATTCTCTCTTTTGGAACTGATAAAAATCATAAAATTCGCATCGGAAGAAAACAAAGGAAACATTTTAATAATTGACGATTCTAAATTTTTAAACAAACAGTTAAACAACATATTAACTCCAAGAAATTATCATGTGCAGAATGCTTATACGTTTAAAGAGGGCATGGAGCTTTTAAATAAAAACAGATATGATCTTTTGATTTTAGATTTAAACCTTCCGGACGGCCACGGAGTTGATATACTGGAAAAAGTAAGAGAGAACACAAACACCATTGATTTGCCCGTAATTGTTCTTTCCGGAGAAGCAAATCCGGATTTAATAAGAGAAGTGTTAAAAAAAGGGGCAAACGATTATCTCGCTAAACCTTTTGTATTTGAAGAGTTTTTATTAAGAGTGGATCTTTGGATAGAGTATTATAAAAACAAAAAAGAGCTTTCAAATAAAACAAGAGAACTGAAAAACATCAACAAAAACCTCCAAAAACTTGTACAAAAAGAAGTTGAAAAAAACAGACAAAAAGACAAACTGTTAATGCTGCAGTCCAGACACGCACAAATGGGAGAGCTGCTTTCGATTATTTCACATGAATGGATCCAGCCGATCAGCGCAATATCTTCATTGGCTGCAATAATCCAGCTGAAAATATTCAAAAACGATTTAAATGAGAAGTTTTGTGAAGATACGGCTGTAAAAATTAAAAAATACGTAGAAAGTTTAAATGAAATAATGAATAATTTTAAAAACTTTTTTAAACCTCACAGCGAAAAAACAGTTACCGATTTTGAAAAAATAACAAAATATTCCTTATCCCTGCTTGAAAGCTACATTCAAAAAACAAAAACCAAAATAAATATAGATATCAAAAACCTTGAAAGTTTTGAAACATTTGAAAACGAAATAGTACAGGTAGTGGTAAATATTCTTAAAAACGCAATAGAGGCGTATCCTGACGAATCCGAAAAAATAATAGAAGTCATTATAGACGGGAAAACTCTTGTCATTCAGGATTTTGCCGGCGGTATACCGGAAAAAATAATTAATAATATTTTTGAGCAGTATTTTTCAACAAAAGGTGAAAAAGGAACCGGAATAGGGCTTTATATCTCGAAAATAATTATTGAAGACCACTGCGGAGGGAAAATAAAAGTAGAAAATAAAAACGGCGGAGCCAGATTTACCATTCAGCTGTAA